The window GTGGTGGCGGCCACCTCGAATTGGGGGGCCTTTGCCGTCGCGGCCGCCCTCGCCCTGCTGGCCGGTCGGGAGGATCTCCTGCCGGACCCGGCGGTGGAGGCGGCGGTCCGAGAGGCCTGCGTCGCCGCCGGGGCCCGGGACGGCATCACCCGGCAGGCTGCCCCCAGCGTGGACGGGACACCTCCGGAAGCCCAGGCGGCGATCCTGACCCTGCTCCGAGTTGCCGTTGCTATGGGGAGGCCCGCCAGGCGCCGCCGCCCCCGCCCAGACCGTTGACAACGGGAAGGCCCTCCGATACTGTGCGACGCGAGGTCCGCGGGAGGGACCGCGCACGATGCCCGAACTCAGGAAGGATCCGGTTACGTCCCGCTGGGTGATCATCTCCACGGAGCGGGGGAAGCGGCCCTCTGACTTCAGCGCCGAGGCCCCCCGCCGGCGGTCGGGGTTCTGTCCCTTCTGCCCCGGCAACGAGGACAAGACCCCGCCGGAGATCCTGGCCTACCGCCCCAACGGCGGCCCCCCGAACAGCGCCGGCTGGAACCTCCGGGTGGTCGCCAACAAGTTCCCGGCCCTGCAGATCGAGGGGGAGCTGAACCGGCAGGGGGAGGGGATCTACGACAAGATGAGCGGCCTCGGGGCCCACGAGGTGATCATCGAGACGCCGGAGCACGAGGCGACACTGGCCA is drawn from Candidatus Methylomirabilis sp. and contains these coding sequences:
- a CDS encoding DUF4931 domain-containing protein — encoded protein: MPELRKDPVTSRWVIISTERGKRPSDFSAEAPRRRSGFCPFCPGNEDKTPPEILAYRPNGGPPNSAGWNLRVVANKFPALQIEGELNRQGEGIYDKMSGLGAHEVIIETPEHEATLATLPEQRVEDVLWAFRDRIVDLKKDPRFQYILVFKNHGEAAGASLEHPHCQLIATPIIPKRVR